The following are encoded in a window of Dioscorea cayenensis subsp. rotundata cultivar TDr96_F1 chromosome 16, TDr96_F1_v2_PseudoChromosome.rev07_lg8_w22 25.fasta, whole genome shotgun sequence genomic DNA:
- the LOC120278512 gene encoding uncharacterized protein LOC120278512, with protein sequence MAKVIADGKRQNGGPPFGELMKKGLSESNSQDPKRCSWENDVYSQVKGPEKRGRIRCMGTISTSSSKSGPSCSQIIYRNEVQDLKAEVQGLKEALTTLISLFQKQFPNENMEVLNAVTRIVNGEVCDTMYI encoded by the exons ATGGCTAAGGTCATTGCTGATGGAAAAAGGCAAAATGGGGGTCCTCCATTTGGG GAACTTATGAAGAAAGGATTAAGTGAAAGTAATTCACAAGATCCTAAAAGGTGTTCATGGGAAAATGATGTGTATTCACAAGTTAAAGGACCAGAGAAAAGAGGGCGTATTCGTTGTATGGGAACAATTTCTACTTCATCAAGCAAGTCTGGTCCTTCATGTTCTCAAATCATATATCGTAATGAAGTACAAGATTTGAAGGCTGAGGTTCAAGGATTGAAGGAAGCTTTAACtactttgatttcattatttcaaAAGCAATTTCCTAATGAGAACATGGAGGTCCTAAATGCTGTGACTCGCATAGTCAATGGAGAGGTATGTGATACTATGtatatttaa